One Silene latifolia isolate original U9 population chromosome 4, ASM4854445v1, whole genome shotgun sequence DNA segment encodes these proteins:
- the LOC141652606 gene encoding short-chain dehydrogenase TIC 32 B, chloroplastic — protein sequence MKGALKYLTGIAGPSGYGSKSTADQVTENCSSPTILTAIVTGATSGIGVETARVLAKRGVRVIIPARSLKKANEVKELILRETPQAEIILLEIDLSSMASICRFCSEFLSLGLPLNILINNAGVFSQKLEFSEDKIEITMATNYFGHYLLTELLLEKMVETAAQTGIEGRIINVSSLTHSWVKKDHFSLSKLINPNNYNGTQAYAQSKLANIMHAKEIARQLKERNARVTINAVHPGIVKTGIIRAHKGFITDSLYFLAAKLLKSSSQGAATTCYVALSPKLKGVSGRYFADCNESSCSSLASDPSHGHHLWRQTRSLLRRRLNLPSFNY from the exons ATGAAAGGTGCATTGAAATATTTGACAGGAATAGCTGGCCCAAGTGGCTATGGCTCTAAGTCAACTGCTGATCAAGTTACTGAAAATTGTTCTTCTCCTACTATTCTCACTGCCATTGTTACTG GCGCTACATCAGGAATCGGTGTCGAAACCGCAAGAGTGTTGGCAAAGAGAGGAGTTAGGGTTATAATTCCAGCAAGAAGTTTGAAGAAGGCAAATGAAGTGAAAGAGCTTATTCTAAGGGAAACTCCTCAAGCTGAGATTATTCTTTTGGAGATTGATCTTAGTTCCATGGCTTCTATTTGTAGATTTTGCTCAGAGTTTTTGTCTCTTGGCTTGCCTCTTAATATTCTAAT AAATAATGCTGGAGTGTTCTCTCAAAAGCTGGAATTTTCTGAAGACAAGATTGAGATCACAATGGCAACAAATTACTTTG GGCATTATCTACTAACAGAGCTACTGTTAGAAAAGATGGTGGAGACAGCTGCACAAACTGGAATTGAAGGCAGAATTATTAATGTTTCCTCTTTAACCCACAGCTGGGTTAAGAAAGATCATTTCTCCttatctaaattaattaatcctAACAA TTATAATGGTACGCAAGCGTATGCACAATCGAAATTGGCTAACATTATGCATGCCAAGGAAATTGCAAGGCAATTAAAG GAAAGAAATGCAAGAGTAACAATCAACGCAGTACATCCAGGGATAGTGAAGACAGGAATTATCCGGGCTCACAAAGGCTTTATCACAG ATTCTTTGTATTTTCTAGCAGCCAAGTTGCTAAAGTCCTCATCACAG GGAGCAGCAACGACATGTTACGTAGCATTAAGCCCGAAATTGAAAGGCGTAAGCGGGAGATACTTTGCGGATTGTAACGAGAGTAGTTGTTCATCTTTGGCCTCCGATCCGTCTCATGGTCACCATCTTTGGAGGCAAACCCGTTCTCTCCTTCGCCGGCGATTGAACCTcccttcatttaattactag